One genomic region from Croceicoccus sp. YJ47 encodes:
- a CDS encoding pyruvate dehydrogenase complex dihydrolipoamide acetyltransferase, with translation MPIEIKMPALSPTMEEGTLAKWLVEPGQKVEPGDIIAEIETDKATMEFECIDEGTIAAIAVDEGTENVKVGTVIAMLAEEGEDADTISAPSAPASDGGSDATKVETQDREEKVEGEKARTREAPAPAPAPAPTGGDRIVASPLAKRIAAEKGLDLSAISGSGPNGRIIKADVENAKPEQQKAAAETAAPAAASAPATAPKSAAPDIPHEAEKLSGMRKTIARRLTESKQQVPHIYLTVDIRLDALLKLRGELNATLAARDVKLSVNDLMIKALARALEMVPKCNVQFAGDELYSFTRSDISVAVSVPAGLITPIVTDAGGKSVSKISTEMKDLAARARDGKLQPHEFQGGTASLSNMGMYGIKQFEAVINPPQGMIMAIGAGEKRACVIDDALQIATVMSATGSFDHRAIDGADGAQLMAAFKELVENPLDLLA, from the coding sequence ATGCCGATCGAAATCAAGATGCCCGCCCTGTCCCCCACGATGGAGGAGGGCACTCTCGCCAAGTGGCTGGTCGAGCCGGGACAGAAGGTGGAACCCGGTGACATCATCGCCGAAATCGAGACCGACAAGGCGACGATGGAGTTCGAATGCATCGATGAAGGCACGATCGCGGCCATCGCGGTGGATGAAGGCACCGAGAACGTGAAGGTCGGCACGGTCATCGCCATGCTGGCCGAAGAAGGCGAGGATGCCGATACGATTTCGGCGCCATCCGCGCCCGCCTCCGATGGCGGCAGCGACGCGACGAAGGTCGAGACGCAGGACCGCGAGGAAAAGGTCGAGGGAGAGAAGGCCCGCACGCGCGAGGCGCCGGCCCCGGCACCCGCACCTGCGCCGACCGGCGGGGACCGTATCGTGGCATCCCCGCTCGCCAAGCGGATCGCGGCGGAAAAGGGGCTCGACCTTTCGGCCATCAGCGGCAGCGGTCCCAACGGCCGCATCATCAAGGCCGATGTCGAAAATGCAAAGCCGGAGCAGCAGAAAGCCGCCGCCGAAACGGCTGCGCCCGCCGCCGCATCCGCGCCCGCAACGGCGCCGAAATCGGCCGCGCCCGACATTCCGCACGAGGCGGAGAAGCTTTCGGGCATGCGCAAGACCATCGCGCGCCGCCTCACCGAATCGAAGCAGCAGGTGCCGCATATCTACCTCACCGTGGATATTCGCCTCGATGCGCTGCTGAAACTGCGGGGGGAGCTCAATGCGACGCTGGCCGCGCGCGATGTGAAGCTTTCGGTCAACGACCTGATGATCAAGGCGCTCGCCCGCGCGCTCGAAATGGTGCCCAAGTGCAATGTGCAATTCGCCGGCGACGAGCTTTACAGCTTCACGCGCTCCGATATTTCGGTGGCCGTTTCGGTCCCGGCGGGCCTCATCACGCCGATCGTCACCGATGCAGGCGGCAAATCCGTTTCCAAGATCTCGACCGAGATGAAGGATCTCGCCGCGCGGGCCCGCGATGGCAAGCTTCAGCCGCACGAGTTCCAGGGCGGTACGGCGTCGCTGTCCAACATGGGCATGTACGGGATCAAGCAGTTCGAGGCGGTCATCAACCCGCCGCAGGGCATGATCATGGCGATCGGTGCGGGTGAAAAGCGCGCGTGTGTCATCGACGATGCGTTGCAGATCGCCACGGTGATGAGCGCCACCGGCAGCTTCGATCACCGCGCCATCGACGGCGCGGACGGCGCGCAATTGATGGCCGCGTTCAAGGAGCTTGTCGAAAACCCGCTGGATCTTCTGGCCTGA
- a CDS encoding universal stress protein, with protein MRTYLVIMDETPEAKVALRFASRRAAKTGGSVHLIALVPKQAFVAFGGVQATIEEEAKSRAEVLVMAAAGSLLAESGRMPSISVRVGDGAKVVQDYLTENAQIAALVLGAAAEGSPGPLVHHFANHKAGQLPCPLMIVPGGLSEEDIDALS; from the coding sequence ATGCGCACATATCTCGTCATCATGGACGAAACGCCGGAGGCGAAGGTCGCGTTGCGCTTTGCATCGCGCCGCGCGGCGAAAACCGGGGGGTCGGTGCATCTCATCGCGCTCGTCCCGAAACAGGCCTTCGTCGCGTTCGGCGGCGTCCAGGCCACGATCGAGGAGGAGGCGAAAAGCCGCGCCGAAGTTCTCGTCATGGCGGCGGCGGGGAGCCTGCTCGCCGAAAGCGGGCGGATGCCGTCCATCTCGGTGCGCGTCGGCGACGGGGCGAAGGTGGTGCAGGACTACCTCACCGAAAATGCACAGATTGCCGCGCTCGTTCTCGGCGCGGCGGCAGAAGGCTCTCCGGGTCCGCTGGTACACCATTTCGCCAATCACAAGGCGGGGCAGCTCCCCTGCCCGCTCATGATCGTGCCCGGCGGGCTCAGCGAGGAGGATATCGACGCGCTGAGTTGA
- a CDS encoding VOC family protein, which produces MTQFVSPDTLRARFSAAMSAMYRAEVPLYGELLDIVAAVNARTGGPAARVGGRLGEERHGAIRVGTAAELRAMRRFFDVMGMEPVDYYDLSVVSVPVHSTAFRPITAEGMEANPFRMFCSLLRLELIEDAELRDRAAGILEARQICSTRLMHLIAKAEETGGLAPGDADAFLEEGLNVFRWHDTARVDAQTYGELHDAHRLIADVVSFAGPHINHLTPRTLDIDAAQAEMIARNIDAKDQIEGPPRRACPILLRQTSFKALSETVSFGGDNAGAHTARFGEIEQRGAALTPKGRALYDECLADARAARGDYEAALRESFARFPDDLDAMREDALAFFRGGNPVTYEDFLPVSAAGIFQSNLGAETSNGHGEAGSARDAFEDALGMAVHDPFALYRAGADAP; this is translated from the coding sequence ATGACCCAATTCGTTTCGCCCGATACGCTGCGCGCCCGTTTTTCCGCCGCGATGTCGGCGATGTACCGCGCCGAGGTGCCGCTTTACGGCGAATTGCTCGACATCGTGGCGGCGGTCAATGCGCGGACGGGCGGACCCGCAGCGCGCGTTGGCGGACGGTTGGGTGAGGAACGCCACGGTGCGATCCGCGTGGGCACGGCGGCGGAATTGCGCGCGATGCGGCGGTTCTTTGACGTGATGGGCATGGAGCCTGTCGATTACTACGATCTTTCGGTGGTAAGCGTGCCGGTGCACTCCACCGCGTTCCGGCCCATCACGGCGGAGGGGATGGAGGCCAATCCGTTCCGCATGTTCTGCTCGCTGCTCCGGCTCGAACTGATCGAGGATGCGGAGTTGCGCGATCGGGCTGCGGGCATTCTAGAGGCGCGGCAGATCTGCTCGACGCGGCTGATGCACCTCATCGCAAAGGCGGAGGAGACAGGCGGGCTGGCGCCAGGCGATGCCGATGCGTTTCTGGAGGAGGGGCTGAACGTCTTTCGCTGGCACGATACGGCGCGGGTCGATGCGCAGACCTATGGCGAATTGCATGATGCGCATCGCCTGATTGCCGATGTGGTCAGTTTTGCCGGACCGCATATCAACCATCTGACGCCGCGCACGCTCGACATCGACGCGGCGCAGGCGGAAATGATCGCGCGCAACATCGACGCCAAGGATCAGATCGAAGGCCCGCCGCGCCGCGCGTGCCCCATCCTCCTGCGTCAGACCAGTTTCAAGGCGTTGTCCGAAACAGTGTCCTTCGGCGGGGACAACGCAGGCGCCCACACCGCCCGTTTCGGAGAGATCGAGCAACGCGGCGCCGCGCTCACGCCCAAGGGCCGCGCGCTTTACGACGAATGCCTCGCCGATGCGCGCGCGGCACGCGGCGATTACGAGGCTGCCTTGCGCGAATCCTTTGCCCGCTTCCCCGACGACCTCGACGCGATGCGCGAGGATGCGCTCGCCTTTTTCCGCGGCGGAAATCCGGTCACCTACGAGGATTTCCTGCCCGTGAGCGCAGCCGGCATTTTTCAATCCAACCTCGGCGCCGAAACGAGCAACGGACATGGCGAAGCCGGATCGGCGCGCGACGCGTTCGAGGATGCGCTCGGCATGGCGGTGCACGATCCCTTCGCCCTCTATCGTGCGGGCGCCGACGCGCCGTAG
- a CDS encoding ATP-grasp fold amidoligase family protein, with protein MLKSRHGCNQYRALSPSLAPGRWDAVRRHAHRWLRSPWLDEWAYRDVPRGLLIEGWLGDGDTLPVDYKIYVFGGAATHVQVHTGRGGGRHRWHLHDRDWKRRDGGAALPRPRSLDAMIEAAEMLSGAMSFVRVDFYELHGRPVFGEFCFYPGSGLDRFLDDATDLALGGLWALALSTQDPVARLDARTVHSPSEVSSG; from the coding sequence ATGCTGAAATCCCGGCACGGCTGCAATCAGTATCGCGCGCTCAGCCCGTCGCTGGCGCCGGGGCGGTGGGATGCCGTGCGCCGTCATGCGCATCGCTGGCTGCGTTCGCCGTGGCTCGACGAATGGGCTTACCGCGATGTACCGCGCGGGCTGTTGATCGAGGGGTGGCTCGGCGATGGCGACACGCTGCCGGTGGATTACAAGATCTATGTGTTCGGCGGCGCGGCCACCCATGTGCAGGTGCACACCGGGCGCGGCGGGGGGCGGCATCGCTGGCACCTGCATGACCGGGACTGGAAACGGCGCGATGGCGGCGCAGCGCTTCCCCGTCCGCGCAGCCTCGACGCGATGATCGAGGCGGCGGAAATGCTGTCGGGCGCGATGTCCTTCGTGCGCGTGGATTTCTACGAATTGCACGGGCGCCCGGTGTTCGGCGAATTTTGTTTCTACCCCGGATCGGGGCTTGACCGGTTTTTGGACGATGCGACCGACCTTGCGCTGGGCGGGCTCTGGGCGCTCGCGCTATCGACGCAAGATCCGGTCGCGCGCCTTGACGCGCGGACCGTTCACTCCCCCTCGGAAGTGTCGAGCGGATAG
- a CDS encoding M28 family metallopeptidase codes for MKTIALLSAPLLISLSVVPAFAHDPSPASSVAAPVSQDRLRADVESLVGFGTRHTLSEQDSATRGIGAARRWAEAEFRRASEACGGCLTVVTPERMVSGNRIETPVRLVNVVAIQPGTERPDEVVIVQAHIDSRASDVMDWKSDAPGANDNASGTALVLEAARTLSQHDYPTTIVYAALSGEEQGLYGGSLMADYAREQGWTVKAVLNNDIVGGSHGSDGKTDDTHVRVFSEALRSDSNDELRSAMRRNGGENDSPSRNLSRYIAGIASADADDTLAVRQIYRADRMGRGGDQLPFQAMGYPAIRFSVAVEDYEHQHQDLRTEDGVTYGDTVQEMDFPYLAKVTRLNVETLAALAQAPMPPRVSAEAAVQTFTTVQWTPSEGATGYRIWRRRTDDAQWEMLRETDGATHMVTLDGLRGDDWIVGVSARAGEAESPVAAAVPGGAFYPLDTSEGE; via the coding sequence ATGAAAACCATCGCGCTTCTGTCCGCCCCATTGCTCATCTCGCTCAGCGTCGTCCCTGCCTTCGCGCATGATCCGTCGCCCGCATCGTCGGTCGCCGCCCCCGTATCGCAGGACCGTCTGCGCGCCGATGTCGAAAGCCTGGTCGGTTTCGGCACGCGCCATACGCTTTCGGAGCAGGACAGCGCGACGCGCGGCATCGGCGCGGCCCGCCGCTGGGCCGAGGCGGAATTCCGCCGTGCGAGCGAGGCGTGCGGCGGCTGCCTCACGGTCGTCACGCCCGAACGCATGGTGTCGGGCAATCGCATCGAAACGCCGGTGCGCCTCGTCAATGTCGTGGCGATACAGCCCGGCACCGAGCGTCCGGACGAGGTCGTGATCGTGCAGGCCCATATCGACAGCCGCGCCAGCGACGTGATGGACTGGAAAAGCGACGCGCCGGGCGCCAATGACAATGCATCGGGCACCGCGCTCGTGCTCGAAGCGGCGCGCACGCTGTCGCAGCATGACTACCCCACCACCATCGTTTATGCCGCGCTTTCGGGTGAGGAACAGGGCCTTTACGGCGGTAGCCTGATGGCGGATTACGCGCGGGAGCAGGGCTGGACCGTGAAGGCGGTGCTGAACAACGACATCGTCGGCGGCTCGCACGGTTCGGACGGAAAGACGGACGATACGCATGTCCGCGTCTTTTCAGAAGCGCTGCGCTCCGATTCCAACGACGAATTGCGCAGTGCCATGCGCCGCAACGGCGGCGAGAACGACAGCCCGTCGCGCAATCTGTCGCGCTATATCGCCGGCATCGCGAGCGCCGACGCAGATGATACGCTCGCCGTTCGTCAGATATATCGGGCCGACCGCATGGGGCGCGGCGGCGATCAATTGCCGTTTCAGGCGATGGGCTATCCCGCCATCCGTTTTTCCGTCGCGGTCGAGGATTACGAGCACCAGCATCAGGATCTGCGCACCGAGGATGGCGTGACCTACGGCGACACGGTCCAAGAAATGGATTTCCCTTATCTCGCCAAGGTGACGCGGCTGAACGTCGAGACGCTGGCCGCGCTCGCGCAGGCGCCGATGCCGCCGCGCGTGTCCGCCGAAGCCGCGGTGCAGACCTTTACCACGGTGCAGTGGACGCCGAGCGAGGGGGCGACGGGCTATCGCATCTGGCGCCGGCGGACCGACGATGCGCAGTGGGAAATGCTGCGCGAAACGGATGGCGCGACGCATATGGTGACGCTCGACGGGTTGCGCGGCGATGACTGGATCGTCGGGGTCAGCGCACGTGCCGGCGAGGCGGAAAGCCCGGTCGCCGCGGCGGTTCCGGGCGGCGCGTTCTATCCGCTCGACACTTCCGAGGGGGAGTGA
- the proS gene encoding proline--tRNA ligase — translation MRHALDIKREDDFAAWYQAVVSQADLAEESGVRGCMIIKPWGWGIWERIQRLLDEQIKLTGHDNCYFPIFIPLSYFGKEAEHVEGFAKEMAVVTHHRLKAEDGKLVVDPDAELEEPLVVRPTSETVIGHAMHRWVQSWRDLPLKINQWANVVRWEMRTRMFLRTSEFLWQEGHTAHADKADAMDETLKMLEVYRAFAEDVLAMPVIAGEKPENERFPGADATFSIEAMMQDGKALQAGTSHYLGTTFAEAADIRYQDSEGQQQLCHTTSWGVSTRMIGGVIMTHGDDDGLAVPPRVAPHQIVILPLLRGKDEDADIINYCEEVRTALIGQDVFREPIRVLVDRKPGKTAVKRWGWVRKGAPVIIEVGPRDMEGEKLSVLRRDALWREDDGKPDFALQDRHDFVFCAGGILAEIQQTLFERARERRDAAIRYDVTDFETLADHFRESETKPGWVAVPWSRPTGAALDAIVEKLKTLKITIRNSALDADVPDAPCFFTGDKAVETIYIGRTY, via the coding sequence ATTCGCCATGCGCTGGACATCAAGCGCGAGGACGATTTCGCCGCCTGGTACCAGGCGGTCGTGTCCCAGGCGGATCTGGCCGAGGAATCGGGCGTGCGCGGGTGCATGATCATCAAGCCGTGGGGCTGGGGCATCTGGGAACGGATTCAGCGGCTTCTGGACGAGCAGATCAAGCTGACCGGTCATGACAATTGCTATTTCCCGATCTTCATTCCCCTCTCCTATTTCGGGAAAGAGGCGGAGCATGTCGAGGGTTTCGCCAAGGAAATGGCCGTCGTCACCCATCACCGGTTGAAGGCGGAGGACGGCAAGCTCGTCGTCGATCCCGATGCCGAGCTTGAGGAACCGCTCGTCGTGCGGCCGACGTCGGAAACGGTAATCGGTCACGCGATGCACCGTTGGGTGCAGAGCTGGCGCGATCTTCCGCTGAAGATCAACCAGTGGGCCAATGTCGTGCGCTGGGAAATGCGCACGCGCATGTTCCTGCGCACGAGCGAATTCCTGTGGCAGGAAGGGCATACCGCCCACGCCGACAAGGCCGACGCCATGGACGAGACGCTTAAAATGCTCGAAGTCTATCGCGCCTTTGCCGAGGACGTGCTGGCCATGCCGGTGATCGCGGGCGAAAAGCCGGAGAACGAGCGTTTTCCCGGCGCCGATGCGACCTTCAGTATCGAGGCGATGATGCAGGACGGCAAGGCATTGCAGGCGGGCACCTCCCATTACCTCGGCACGACCTTCGCCGAGGCCGCCGACATCCGTTACCAGGACAGCGAGGGGCAGCAGCAGCTTTGCCACACGACGAGCTGGGGCGTGTCCACCCGCATGATCGGCGGCGTCATCATGACCCATGGCGACGATGACGGGCTGGCCGTGCCGCCGCGCGTCGCCCCGCATCAGATCGTCATCCTGCCCTTGCTGCGCGGCAAGGACGAGGACGCCGACATCATCAACTATTGCGAGGAAGTGCGCACCGCGCTCATCGGGCAGGACGTGTTCCGCGAGCCGATCCGCGTGCTGGTCGATCGCAAGCCCGGCAAGACGGCGGTGAAACGCTGGGGCTGGGTGCGCAAGGGTGCGCCCGTCATCATCGAGGTCGGCCCCCGCGACATGGAGGGCGAAAAGCTTTCGGTCCTGCGCCGCGACGCGCTGTGGCGCGAGGATGATGGAAAGCCCGATTTCGCCCTGCAGGACCGCCACGATTTCGTGTTCTGCGCCGGCGGTATCCTCGCGGAGATTCAGCAGACCCTGTTCGAGCGCGCCCGCGAACGGCGCGATGCCGCGATCCGTTACGACGTCACCGATTTCGAGACGCTGGCCGATCATTTCCGCGAAAGCGAGACGAAGCCGGGCTGGGTCGCGGTGCCGTGGTCGCGTCCGACCGGTGCCGCGCTCGACGCGATTGTGGAAAAGCTGAAAACGCTGAAGATCACGATTCGCAATTCCGCGCTTGATGCCGACGTGCCCGATGCGCCGTGCTTCTTTACCGGGGATAAGGCGGTCGAGACGATCTACATCGGCCGCACCTACTAG
- the phaR gene encoding polyhydroxyalkanoate synthesis repressor PhaR → MAEKKREDGVIIIKKYANRRLYNTDSSSYITLDHLSKMTREGVEFQVVDAKSGNDITHQILTQIIMDEEAAGGSQMLPVSFLRDLISMYGNSMQSMIPHYLEMSMQHFRENQMKMRKTFEESLGSNPLAKLAQQNMAMFTAATNAFMPGAAQPGGAPQGEDRPDGDASATTDEGKEAELETLRQQMAEMQNQLNKLIK, encoded by the coding sequence ATGGCGGAAAAGAAGCGCGAAGATGGTGTCATCATCATCAAGAAATACGCCAACCGGCGCCTGTATAACACCGACAGCTCCAGCTATATTACTCTTGATCACCTGTCGAAGATGACGCGCGAAGGGGTCGAGTTTCAGGTCGTCGACGCGAAGAGCGGCAACGACATCACGCATCAGATCCTGACGCAGATCATCATGGACGAAGAGGCCGCCGGCGGATCGCAGATGTTGCCGGTGAGTTTCCTGCGCGACCTGATTTCGATGTACGGCAATTCGATGCAGTCGATGATCCCGCATTATCTCGAAATGTCGATGCAGCATTTTCGCGAAAACCAGATGAAGATGCGCAAGACGTTCGAGGAAAGCCTCGGCTCCAATCCGCTGGCCAAGCTGGCGCAGCAGAACATGGCGATGTTCACCGCCGCGACCAATGCGTTCATGCCCGGCGCCGCGCAGCCCGGCGGAGCGCCACAGGGCGAGGACCGGCCCGACGGCGACGCGAGCGCGACGACCGACGAGGGCAAGGAGGCGGAGCTTGAAACCCTGCGCCAGCAAATGGCCGAGATGCAAAACCAGCTGAACAAGCTCATCAAATAG